The Dreissena polymorpha isolate Duluth1 chromosome 8, UMN_Dpol_1.0, whole genome shotgun sequence genome includes the window TGTTGTCCAGTCATTTAttaacctttaaagggatcttttcacgctttggtaaattgacaaatttgaaaaaagttgtttcagatttgcaaattttcgttttagttatgatatttgtgaggaaacagtaatactgaacatttaccatggtctaatatagccattatatgcatcttttgacgattttaaaacctaaaaattataaagcgttgcaacgcgaaacgattgaataatttgaagagttctgtttttgtcgttcaattttgtgaaactacgaagattacttatataaggtataaaatacgtcaagtgtgtgtactcggcggaatagctcagtaggctaatgcgtttttacttcaggactctggcaggactccagggggcactggttcgaaacctgctccgggcaatgttcttttcctttttttaattttattcttgattttttactggagcttttacgatccaatgtttacaattatcaatataaagcatttaatgaataagttaaaaaatgccaaaatctgtgaaaaggcccctttaaagacgaACGTAAACTGAATTGGCAATACAAATATTACATTTGAAACTCATAAAATACAAGTTAGATTTAGAAAagtatttttatgataaattgcaaggatgaaaaaaaaaactatagTTAATATTTATCCagaatatgataaaataaaattgatggTTTTGCACAACGTGATTGAATATATTTTTCCCATATAGCTTCTGTGGATGTGTATTCTACGCTTATATAAAGTCTATTATATTCTATATAAATTACTGCAAATATCAATTTAAACCATTGACATTATTGTTTCTTTCGAGCCGGATTTCATCGTTTACAAAAAACGAAATGTGGAAAAAGgaaacaatatatatgtatgttttcgCTTTAACTCTGTTACAAATATGTTATTAAACAGATACAGCAACACAAATAATTTGCTCAATTAGCTTTGTGCAGCCTGGTCGATATTTAACGTAGTTGTAGAAACATACACAGAACTGATGACTCGTTTATATGGCCGAATCGCAAACATACATTCTGAAAAGTGGTTGTGCACTTAAAATAACTCAAATGTGTCGAATGTAAACACAGCAATATAATTAAACACGTACATTTGACTCGTGAATAATGCATTATGTTGACATAAGTCCCATTATCTATTTCAACACTTTTGAAAAACTGAACATACATGAAAAAGTCATTCAAAACTATTAGTAATCATACTTAAAATTAAGTAAGTAGAACTGTCAAACCTATTTTCTGCAAATTCCTATtctaataaaaattattttgctTAGTTTCACTGTTGTATGGTGTCATAGTGTgactttaaaaaagatatttattatttaatctttcGATACAAGCTACTAAGGAAAACACTTTTTATCCAATACCGGTGTTACATCCGTTTTGTAATGAGTAATTTCCTTAATCGACGTTCGTGTATAAAGTATAGTCTTAAGCCTAACGCTGTTGTTTAATACGCACATGTACATAAGAAGTTTATTTCTTGCGaagtgttaaaaaaataaattccagAAAAGCTAAAAAGACAAAAATGTGTACACACGCTTGCATTTTATTTCAGACAACTACCGTAATAATACAGTACATTACATACAAACCAAAACTAATAACACTAATTAAAGCTGGTAACCGTCTTAGAACGGTCAATGTTAAGCATTGGTGGTTTAAACCGATTTAAAAGACCGTCAGTCTTTTACAAAAAACAATCACAAATACATGCGTGTAAGTAAGCTTTAAAAGCATAGctttgaaattcaaattaaaaagcataACACAAGAATAAAAGATGTTAACAATTACCTGAGCAACAGAATAACAACTTGTTGATGCATGATGTAATGACGTGGAACAAGCATCAATAGAGCCtcgatctgagaaaactgtgcgTAATGCATTTGCAGTACGCAAAGGCTAATATTAAGGTAATACACTTTCTGCGTTGATGGGATGTTTCGTTTCAAAAagatctcttctaaacgaaaatccactgaaggcggaaagtgtggtctctAATAAGACTTTGTGGACAAtaattttacattcaaaatatatgCGCTTAACCGTGTTTATGAACGTCATGATTGGCAAACACGTGAGTAAAACAATGTAGAACAACCCATTCGTAGAAATATAGTGTACACTGAATGGTATATATGCAATGAGGTCAAGTGAATGCATAATGTGTGTTACTGTgtagctttttttatttttaaacagtttCCTTTGTTGATACTGATCTTCTGAAAGAATCGAGTCAAATCATTTTCTTATAACGCTGGTACGAAATGCAGGCTGGTCCTTTTAACGTTAATATTACTTATCATTTAAAGCATGAAATAAATGTCATGGCAGAAGTTGTTGGATAACGTAATATACATAGTAAAAACGCAAACACTTCAGAAAAGTAGTCAGTTGGAAAGTAAATTTACACATATAAGGACattattttgtcacaattataAAACCCGACACTTAACCGGTATACATAATATGAATTCACTCTTCGTTTTGACCGCGAAAGCCCTGTTGATTGGGTTCCGTGTTTTCCCTGTCTTTGATGAAATGAAGACATGTTTTTTTGTCAACTCAGCACATGCATTTGTGAGGCTTGTAACCTACATTGAGCTAGgtattgttataaaattaaaatcaaaactaTAATACCCTCAAACAAAAAACCCAAATATTACAATTAACTTATGCTTGTTTTTGTACTATAGCAATCAAGTCGTTCTTTGTCTCATTTCAGACCCAACCCAGATCCCTATATCGGCCATCACTGTGACATCGTATGGTACTCCATACTGGTACTGGAACGCAGATAAAGTCAATGACGGCTCATTAAATCAAAGAGCTGACGACTGTAATTGCTGCACCGCACTAAGGAGACCATCGATGGTGCAATTAAAACTGAACAAGACTCACATTGTGGAAAAAGTTCTTGTTTTGGGACGTACAGATTATGGTACACGTACAGATTTACGTAAGAAtacttttttgtgtttgttcaatAAAATACGTATTGTCTATAAAGAATGCTCAAGCATGCCTTTTCTAATTACACGGTCGTTTGTTTTATTACACAAGTGTTTTGGCTGTTAATGATTCAAAGACATTTTGCGTTTTTTTGTCATAATTTAACAGAGATCTcagatattaaaattaaaaagccttattaaatgtttatattgttatttaaatgtcACGAACACGTAATGCTTCTTTGCAGGTGCTCAATTTGACAACATCTACATGTCAATAGGTCTAATGTCAGAATACCTTCAATTAACATCGAAAAATGAGACCGTTGCGGAGATGAGGCTAACTCCTCCTCGTGAAATACAGATTGTTCGGTTTACGGGTAGTGGATATGGTTACATGACAATATGCGAGATATTGATATACCGACAAGAAGGTGACGTACATAAGCTTGTcctgtttatttaatatatccaCAGATTAACATTGCATTACGATTTCGGATTATTTCATAAAGTCaattaacattttatgcacaaAATTCTGAAGTAAAGCTATGTTTCTCTCTTAATCTGAGTACCATAGCAAACAATAACACATACAACGAACGCAAACAAGTATTCAGAACATATTCTATGCAGTTAATAATGATTGCATTATTAATCATAACAATTCATAACAACTGCTACAATTGTTTAGTATAGACAATACGCAGATACAgtcaacatataaaacacatATCAATATTCTACATTCATAGCACACACACAGCtttttataacatatataataCTTAAATGGCATGATAACTTCGAAAAGATTAAAATGTTTAAGACATTTTAGTACGATATTGACATAATGGTGAAATCAGAAAATCGtgtaacttaaatataattatgaaatccAAATGAAATGAGCAAACAGAAAATCGCTTTCAGTTTGATTAGTGTATTACATTATGATATCTTGCTTTTCTTGTGTGTTCAATAGCCTATTCTCAAACAACGTCCGTTCAATTGAATATACGTACTTTGGAAATGATACAATATCGCTCACTTCTGTTTGTTATCAGACTGCCCAATCGGAAATTACAGCGTTAACTGTTCCGAACAATGCCATTGTCGTGTGGCGCCGTGCGACAGTGTTACAGGTGAATGTTGGAATGGGGTCTGTGAAAACGGTTGGAAAGGAAAAGCGTGCAATGAAAGTAagttttcaatataaatgaaagaaattaAAACACAACAGTTGAAAAATATATGATACCTGTAAATAACATAGTAAACTGCAAATTTCACTCACGAAACATATAGTTACTTTTTCACTTGCACTATAGTGAGGGCATTAAAGCGAAGTTTTTGCGCCAGTCAATGTTCACTTTTAGGTTGCCTGGTTGATAACCATGATCATTGTTACTGGCATGGGATTTTCTATTTTTATGGTACTGGCATGGGATTTTCCATTTATATGGAACTGACAAGAGATTTTTCATTTCACATATTGTACCAAACATGGTCAACTCTGTTAATGAGTATCAAATAGTGCCCAATCAATAACTTCAACTAAACAACGCTTGAAAAACGGTTAGACATTAGCAATTACTAATCCAGAAACACTTCACTCGTTGAAATGTTGCACGTTGTGTTTATGTGTGTTGTAAATATGTGTCTTGAAATTTAAagaatttatcattttaaatgcatttttcttTTAACCATTACCAGTGTTAGCATGTAAATACAATAACTCGCTATTGGACAGTTCAACCTTGCATTACATCATTCCCGAATATTTAGCGCATACAGTTCATATTTAGCGCCCGTTGTCCATATTTAGCGACTTCGGTAAAAATGAAAATAGTGACCGGTGTGTATAGTCTTAATTGCTTCTATCTCATTTTATGGACCTAAACAggtcatatacatatataaggaCGTATTCATATGAAGtgcactatacatgtattaaattatatattatatttgtgtttgctATGAAAGGAAAACATGCAATAGAGGATACCAAACTTCTCGATGCATCATAATAAGACGTCATTAAATGAAATCAGAATGTATACAGATTGATCCTTATCATTGTTCAATGCTTACAGCATGCAACACAGGCTCATTTGGTGCTAACTGCTCATCCATATGCAATTGCGATAACAACATGACTTGTAACCATAGTGATGGATCTTGTCCCAAAAACCAATGCGCTGCCGGATGGACGCATGACAACTGTAGCGTAGGTATGTCTTGGCATTTGAGTCTTGCTCtcggaaaatggggcttaatgcatatgcgtaaagtgactCCCAAGATAAGCCTGTCCAGTCCTTATCGGAATTAATAGTCTACATAaggtctcttcttaatgaaaatccaggttattcggaaagtgtcgtccctgattatcctgtccAGACTGCATTAAgaccagctttctcagaacatgGCTCAGTTGATAAGCGTAGCTGGAGATTAACTAGAGATATCGATGATACATCTGTCAATGCAAGCAATATGTTCTATTCAATCAGTCCTTTTTTCTGTGTCGTTATTCAAGTTCAGTAGTTTGCTGATATCGGACAAAAGTACTATGTGATGTTAGTCAACTCGGATAAATACCTAAGGCTATAGTTATAATTAGGTACGCGGCGAAATGATATCTGTCATTATCTTAACACACCGATGATAtcgatttctttaaaatgatacaatatAGGCATCGCCATTATAGTTGCCTACGGGGCCTTACCAGCTTCTAAAGATGGCGAAGCTTTACTTCCCCAAGCTCGATCCAAATATACTGAACTTGGGTTTTAAAATTCGTTCGATATGGTGCAACACATATCAGAGAAATCATTCATTCGTGTTTTTTAAAAGAATTGAATTGCAATTATTTAGAACAGCATTTTACTTTAGAAATAATGAGGTAAATATTaagtgtaaatatatatatatcacattgaAGTGACACGATAGCAAAAAGTTTGTATCATGATACTATTCTAACGAATTGATTAACTGACACAGTGTTTCATTACCATGTGTTTTACAGCTTGCAATCAAGGAACTTTTGGAAAGAACTGCTCCTCCCCTTGCAATTGTCTACACGGAGCAAGTTGTGACCATGTTTCCGGTCACTGTCCTGATAACAAATGTGCGCCTGGTTGGATTACAAGTAACTGTAGTGTTGGTAagattttaatttgtcaattactgtcggtataataatcaaataatgttaagtatatgtttaattttataCATGTTAACTATTTATAACGATATCTCACTCAACGAAAATACTACGTTTCAATGCTGACGAACGTCAACCGATTAAACATGAATTAGTCATGCTCATTTCTTTTGTTCGACGTTCTCGACTTGCAATCCAGACATGTTTGGTATAATTGCCCTATCCCTACTATATGAGCCAATTTATAAGTATGTTTCCGTTCACTTTCTTTATTTTGAATTCTTCGCGGGTTTATCTCATAGTAAATGTAGCATTGGTTAGATTTACAAATGTCCACCGCTAAAAGTAAAAATGCAAATGTTAACGTCGTCATGGAGATCATGATGTTGTTTTTTGCGTGCAAAACCTGTACATCGGCTATTTCTAAGTTTATTTCTTACAGGTATATAACAGACGTATAGCTAAGATTACTGCTATTGTATGTAACTCAAGTTACTTATCCGATTAAAATTAAAAACCATACATTCATCATCGCATGTTTTGCTCCACTTTAACAGCATGCAGTCCAGGTATGTTTGGTCTTAACTGCTCAACCTCCTGCAATTTCATTGAAGGAGCAAGCTGTGACAATGTCTCTAACAgctgtttaaatattattttcaagtttttgttttagCTATTTCttgattaattatttatatgGACGGCAATGGGCTTATTTCGGACGAAATTtgacgcccatgcattaagccaagttttcccagaacgaggctcatatgtatatatcaatattttattgtaGCCTGCAACTCGAGATCATACGGACAAAACTGTTCAATGAACTGTCACTGTGACAAGTGCCATAAAGTTACTGGATCCTGTTCATTGTCTTCACAATGTCACGATGGGTACAGGATGGATAACGGTTTCTGCAAACGTAAAgattcaatgttttcatttttttaccttcCCTGACTCATGTTAAGGTGCTGATTGTCTTTTTTAAATCCAAAATATTAAGATCGTACATACCAAACACAACATAAGcaatatattatatgtaaattGCACATTTCTTGATATACTGCTAAATTTCAGCGCAAGAAGAGTCAAGAGGAATTAATACCATTATGATCGCTGGAGTTGTTGGTGGTTGCGTCGCAGCTATACTTATTGCCATTGGTATTGCTGGCGTAATTGTGTGTTACAGGAGGCGAAAACTTGAATCGTAAgttaatattcaatttaaatgaTTGAAGTAAACATGTTCGATTGACGAAAAAGTACAAACAACATTTTCTAATTACAAAATTGTACCGGTGAAATGTTATCAATGACTTAATTTCAGCGGGCCAAAGAGTCATCATGGGGTATCTATACTTTCGAAAATAGAGCCAGGTTTCGACGAGATTGATCGAGCTAAAAATGTTGAACATGTCTCCGTCGATGATACAACACATATCAGTTCAAAAGGTATTTGGGTccatgtttgtaaaattcaagTGCATGTAGATTACTATTGTTCATGGTGAACTAATATAAGTCTCGGCgaaaacataacatttttttttactttctcgATTGCTGAATATAATATCATGACACCCATATGCATGCACTTCCATGCTCACAActtacatttatacatttaacatattCCGATTTTGGTATACACTTATACAATTGTTCAATGAAGATTGTATTGAAACTTGTTTTTGTATGCTTTGTGTCGGTCTTATATATCAATAGATTCAATTTTTTATGCTGAAATTTTAGATGTCAGCAAGAGATTGCCTGGTGTGGTAAATTCAACAGATCCACAGTGTGATGACCCCAATTACTACAGCTTTAAGACAGTTTCCCCTGGAATCAAAATTCATGATCTCTGGGATTACATTCACGAGAAAAGTGATTCAATATTCTTTGATGACGAGTTTAAAGTAAGGAAACTAAAATGAAAAGAGATTCAAAATTCTTTGATGACGAGTTTTAAGCAAGGAAACTAAAATGAAAAGTGATTCAATATTTTTCAATGACGAGTTTAAAGTCAGAAAACTAAAATGAAAAGTGATTCAATATTTTAATGACAAGTTTAAAGTAAGAAAACAATGAACGAAGTGATTCAATATTATTTGACGACTTAATATTATTTGACTACAAATTTAAAGCAAGAAAACTAAAATGAAAAATGATTCAAATTCTTTGATGACGAGTTTTATGCAAGGaaacaaaaatgaaacaatacAGTATACAATTTCAATAACTAttcccattttcattttttttaaataatcgctCTTTTATTTATGGTAGAAATTGCGAAGCGGGCTTATTCATAAGCACGACATAGCATCGTCTGAAGAAAACAAGGGAAAAAACCGCTACaagaaaatgtatgcatgtaagtGATTTTGTCTAAGCATTTGCGTTGGGGTCAATAAATGCTTCGAAAGTAAACTTCTTGCTCAATTCATAGCGACATTAGTCAATTTTACAAAACTGCACACACAAATGTTAACTactgttttataaataaagtattattacGCAATTGGGGTCTCAAAGGTTCACCTAAAccatatgagacgcgttctgggaaaacggcgcttaatggatctgcgtaaagtgtcgtcctagattagccattaagtacgcacaggctaatttcCATCTTAAGGGAATTTTTTTAAGAAGATACTTACTTTAACCGAACTATTCCATTAAACCATAAAGAATGATCCCTGATCtgcccgtgtggactgcacaggataatctgcgacgacaatttacgcacatgcattcagcccagtttttgCAGAGCGAATCTCATCTTTATTTTCAGACGACCATAACCGCGTGCCCTTGACAAAAGATTTTGAAGGGGATTCCGAATATATCAACGCGAGCTTTATACACGTAAATATATTTTTCggttacaaaataattaaattaattaaacaataattgaaataattcaaataaaagaGTCCAACTTGTCAATTCTTTTGCAAGTTAGGAATTTATTAAGATAAAGAAACAAtataatgaattatttaatttttaattttttattatttataataataataataataataataataataataataataataataataataataatcatcacatcatcagtatcatcatcatcatcatcatcatcatcatcatcatcatcatcatcagcagcagcagcagcagcagcagcagcagcagcaagcagcaacagcatcagcatcatcatcatcatcatcataagtgTTGATATAGTGATATTAACTgagaacatttatttttgttctatTGCAATTTAGGGATTCCAGAAGATTAAGAAATTCATCGCTTCTCAGGGTAAGGGATgcatcgttttatttattttttaaaacgcacaagcattgtttttttctgtttgttaAGTACCGCGAATCGCGTGCTAACCGAATAAattcagcctcgttctgagaaaactggacatcaTGGATGTGCGTTCAGTGCCGTCACAGATACGCCattgcggtctgcacaggctattgaGGGAAGACACTTTCGCGTAGATTTTCAGTAAGAAAATTTTCAGTCCTTTGAAAGAGAAATTGCATAAACGGCAGACATTGTAAGACTGCAGAGGGATAATCTGAGCCAaccatttacgcacatgcattaagcccattttcctGAGAACGAGCTTCAATAACTCTCACAAAATGTATTGAATCGATATCGACAAGAGCTAACTGGTTTTAATAACAGGCATGTTTGGCAAAATTACCTTTTAAGGCGCCACTGAGAAAACGCTGGAGGATTTCTGGCGTATGATATGGCAGCAGAAGGTAGACAAGATTGTGATGTTGACAAACCTGGTCGAAATGGGAACGGTAGGGGCTTTAAAGTTGCTGCTGATTGTATGTGCGATATAAGATTCAGCATATGAAGATTTCTTACATCAAACTGATTGTATTTGTGATATAAGAGTCAGCATATGAACATTACTCAACATCAAACTGATTGTTTTAGAGATATAAGAGTAAGTTTTTTAACATTACCTTACACATGTCTTTTAATGACTTTTATATTTGTACATGActtgatattttgttgtttttttttgtactgGGAGCGGAATATTGATTggtttacatatttatatgcGAAGGGGAATCGACGTTTTCCTTTCTGTTACATTTTGGCGTGGATAGTGAACATCTTAGACTGCTAAAGGattaatattgtattaataattaCGTTCATAGTGTGTGAAATTGATCCACATGACGTATTATAACGCAGCTGAAATGTCTTCAATATTGGCCGGAGGAGCTGAACGGTGTCTGCAAGTATGGACGTGTTGAC containing:
- the LOC127842821 gene encoding receptor-type tyrosine-protein phosphatase epsilon-like, with amino-acid sequence MMSAQETIALFIIGYLLRSWADADPTQIPISAITVTSYGTPYWYWNADKVNDGSLNQRADDCNCCTALRRPSMVQLKLNKTHIVEKVLVLGRTDYGTRTDLRAQFDNIYMSIGLMSEYLQLTSKNETVAEMRLTPPREIQIVRFTGSGYGYMTICEILIYRQEDCPIGNYSVNCSEQCHCRVAPCDSVTGECWNGVCENGWKGKACNETCNTGSFGANCSSICNCDNNMTCNHSDGSCPKNQCAAGWTHDNCSVACNQGTFGKNCSSPCNCLHGASCDHVSGHCPDNKCAPGWITSNCSVACNSRSYGQNCSMNCHCDKCHKVTGSCSLSSQCHDGYRMDNGFCKPQEESRGINTIMIAGVVGGCVAAILIAIGIAGVIVCYRRRKLESGPKSHHGVSILSKIEPGFDEIDRAKNVEHVSVDDTTHISSKDVSKRLPGVVNSTDPQCDDPNYYSFKTVSPGIKIHDLWDYIHEKSDSIFFDDEFKKLRSGLIHKHDIASSEENKGKNRYKKMYAYDHNRVPLTKDFEGDSEYINASFIHGFQKIKKFIASQGATEKTLEDFWRMIWQQKVDKIVMLTNLVEMGTLKCLQYWPEELNGVCKYGRVDVKYFDVVETGDYNVRTFQVTKVHDTRVVKQYHLKAWPDKDVPDTAWCLVDFLRAVYTRDEQQSPILVHCSAGVGRTGTFIALDNLISQAKMEKCVRPFQMVENLREQRVSMVQTKEQYVYLHEALAEALLIGTHHVTTGQFERVYNYMMGRNDDSTVTRLEHQFELVRQSVEHLPVQLKEVSSQEAEYGNIETVGTELHAYRAQQNRMSEQPFELNIPTFSSKNGICVVSRPTVPQLSMFWSRLEQRGSVTLIDISSNGSDTKYVLIDGQDGEHLENGTASVMKETLHNGFVEVIYSVKKNAHESGCDKTIRHFVLTSWKGDDTHTERASLLKMIEAVQTWQPEMKDDEPIFILDNTCFQKCGVVAVLINEIYRISAQNGQINILESVKTMVQGNSPLIHSKMQLKFCYDVILDYVEQQATYQNY